One candidate division WOR-3 bacterium genomic window, AGGGTGCGGCATTTTTTATGCTTGGAGAATCAGTAGAAACATCTGCTGGTGACCCGTCTCAAGCTGGTAAGTCGAAAAGAGTTGTTGGTACTAATCCTTTTATAATTGGTCCTGAAGCCGAAGAAGGTAATCGCTTCTGGGAAATATTGAAACAGCACCCAGAAATGGAAGTTTATGTGATGAATACAGGCCGAGTTGGTGGTGAAAATGGTGAGAAAATCACAGTTCGCCACTCAGTCGAAATTATTAAACAGATTGCTCAAGGTACCATTGAATGGAAAGTTGACCCTGATTGGCACTACTTAATACCTAATAATATTCCTAATATCAATTATGAAAGATTTAATCCGCTTAACTACTATTCTGAAGAAGAGTATAAACAAAGAGTGCAAAACTTAAAAACCGAGAGAAAAGATTGGTTGAAAAAATTCCCTGAGCTTGTACCAGAAATATTATCATCAATAGATTAATAACTTATCACTCACACCCAATCTTGGAAAAAGACCTTTTATATTTCGGTAGGATTTATTCATAGACAACATAGATAAAATGTGAGCATAGCGTAACGGCTCAGGAACACGATAATTTTTAACACATGCCATAACAATCTTTTTTGCTGATAGGATTGATATTTTATGACCTGGGGAAACGAATAAGGGTTTAACTCCGGTTCGAGTTCGTAAAATAATCCCAACCTTTTCGCCTTCATAAAATAGAAAACTAAAACTTCCTTTCTTTTTGTTGGGTTCTTGGCCATTTCCACACAATCTTGATTTGCCAACACCGATACTTGGAATATTTAGGTTAACGCCTAAAATTACTGCAATTCCTGCTCTGCGGGGATGGGCAATGCCCTGTCCATCACATAAAATTATATCAGGTTTAATGCGTAATTTTTGATAAGCCATCATAATCGGTTTTGCTTCTCGAAATGATAAAAATGTTGGAATATAAGGAAATGGTATTCGACATCTAGCAGTCGCAAAGTCAACAACAATTAGTTCCTTAAAATCAAATACGACTATTGCTGCATATGCGTAATTTTTATCAAAAGCAACATCTGCCCCAGCAATATAATTTATCTCATTGAAGTCGTCTTTAAGAATAACTTTTTTAGCAATCTTCTGTTGAAATTTTATTAGATTAGAAATTTTAAGCACTATTTAAGAAGGTTACTAAGTGGAATTAAAGTAAAGGTAGTAAATAGGCGTTATCCCTAATTGTATTTTGTAAAATAACGAAAAGTTGAAAGTAGTAACTTCATTCAACGGTAACACTTTTTGCCAGATGCCGGGGTTTGTCGACATCACAACCTCGTTTAACTGCAATGTGATAGGCTAAAAGTTGCAATGGAATGACATTAATAATCGGCGAAAGCCAATCTTTAGTTTTCGGCACATAAATTACTTCGGTTGCCAAATTTTTAATCTCGTCATTTCCTTCAGTAGCAACCGCAATGATATTTCCTCCGCGGGCTCTGATTTCTTCAATATTACTTATGACTTTCTGGTAAATTAAATCGTCAGTATCTGTGGCAATTACGACTACAGGCATATTTTTATCAATTAAAGCAATTGGACCATGCTTCATTTCCGCTGCCGGATAACCTTCAGCATGAATATAGGAGATTTCTTTAAGTTTTAAGGCACCTTCTAATGCGACTGGAAAATTAAGACCTCGACCTAAATAGAGAAAGTTATTGAATTGATAATATGCTTGAGCAATTTTTTCAATCTCAGCATTTTTATTCAAAATTTCTTTCACTTGATTAGGTATCTGACGCATGGCCGTAAAATAATCAATCAATTTTTCTTTTTCAATTAATCCGCGGTT contains:
- the nfi gene encoding deoxyribonuclease V (cleaves DNA at apurinic or apyrimidinic sites), whose translation is MLKISNLIKFQQKIAKKVILKDDFNEINYIAGADVAFDKNYAYAAIVVFDFKELIVVDFATARCRIPFPYIPTFLSFREAKPIMMAYQKLRIKPDIILCDGQGIAHPRRAGIAVILGVNLNIPSIGVGKSRLCGNGQEPNKKKGSFSFLFYEGEKVGIILRTRTGVKPLFVSPGHKISILSAKKIVMACVKNYRVPEPLRYAHILSMLSMNKSYRNIKGLFPRLGVSDKLLIY